Proteins encoded within one genomic window of Anopheles gambiae chromosome 3, idAnoGambNW_F1_1, whole genome shotgun sequence:
- the LOC133393049 gene encoding uncharacterized protein LOC133393049 has protein sequence MIDRTSAEEEISRAINSAMGYTMNATEYFNGLDNGSFTSTVAGASATKPMGRGRGVVDVSHSRLEEIRLAARISRLQAQNYPMGHLPTTREILAGDRAAEITAGLRTLGIHSTDSQLSSRTTIPTVVKEKIRVDGKVPLILDGDLFHQRYCSEEEDEDDESQSASPKPSENMKYDPSKPLTVLFPTIVEFRQPIPDPESSGSELNTSVTSSASSSSSKNSSRRGKKKKWTKVPVDMVLSSSKHIGREDGDVVCGGPPLPPHSTYRSRTVYSAEGMRNIK, from the coding sequence ATGATCGACCGTACCTCTGCAGAGGAAGAGATCAGTCGGGCGATCAACAGTGCGATGGGCTACACGATGAACGCGACCGAGTACTTCAACGGTTTGGACAATGGTTCGTTCACGTCAACCGTGGCGGGTGCCAGCGCCACGAAACCGATGGGCCGTGGACGTGGCGTTGTCGACGTATCGCACAGCCGGCTGGAGGAAATCCGTCTAGCCGCACGCATCAGTCGTCTCCAGGCGCAAAACTACCCGATGGGGCATCTGCCAACGACGCGTGAAATATTGGCCGGAGATCGGGCGGCCGAAATCACCGCCGGTCTGCGTACGCTCGGTATCCACAGCACGGACAGCCAGCTCAGCAGCCGTACCACCATACCGACCGTTGTCAAGGAAAAGATACGCGTCGACGGGAAGGTGCCTTTGATCCTGGACGGTGATTTGTTCCACCAGCGCTACTGCTCGGAAGAGGAGGATGAAGATGACGAGTCACAAAGTGCGTCACCGAAACCGTCGGAAAACATGAAATACGATCCATCGAAACCGCTCACCGTGCTGTTTCCGACGATTGTCGAATTTCGACAGCCGATACCCGACCCGGAATCAAGCGGAAGTGAGCTGAACACGAGCGTCACAAGTTCCGCCAGCTCCAGCTCCTCGAAAAACAGCTCAAGACGAGGTAAGAAAAAGAAGTGGACCAAAGTGCCGGTTGACATGGTACTGTCCTCCTCCAAGCATATCGGGCGTGAGGACGGGGATGTTGTTTGCGGTGGTCCTCCGCTGCCGCCCCACAGCACCTACCGAAGTCGCACCGTGTACAGTGCGGAAGGGATGCGAAACATCAAATGA
- the LOC1279964 gene encoding HEAT repeat-containing protein 1 homolog codes for MATGLAAQLKRLAAPQTSAPVDARRTASILFDAKEAASKDREVIYDIGVSGLEELTQMHGAFAQFEDTLFDKRAMDLQRSVENREVNEQLDGNIRRFFYHLSPYFMLQPAHKCLEWLIRRFEIHKYNRELFVHLILPFHETRIFVRCVQTMQIEEVNDRLAFLAAVGKSGVPPAKRTIIDHCVNHPGFLQQYGSFLTGAVEELAGRANALQATFAFYCTTALGMLHSAETVSENHVTAVLHTVGKGLASRAIDFAAGSFMIVGQLVMKASLAQLTVDYLARRVIAVQLPALTAEATMLLVLIFQTQHERLATLSRELMGEIRRCKWLAPTLCTVKADGVDVLVLYRKLLEKCLNEICCTKGALKLYSGFCEQLMLEIQLTEVEAEVIVQCVLDSYFHKDVPEKKAVATNSDDTIELDSEEEDDFVSRDQHVTQWYSEYLKSFERQYPGAFDKVVKRIMKGQEQYSPKKRNALRNVLGFLLQASYDENETNVFESLFHYDADRRAHAVQYLVENLRTMKLKSTGQVDLLRDSVRERLADSSCEVIEELLKIDPQELIVVVGTDELIGRLSQLVLKCAANQTRWAKVTPRVIELLTDRVVYGRGNVNQIIIALYPLLFPIGNDPVGQRNAKALLSTAFAKQYLVARFYGNEENCELMLSTLLEAGQCTNPVQMCFNILLLSSALPTPCTVGQADRVLDYAVRQLQNHRFRYAPTSDIQCLQDNQLPQDLLTVPIRYILERVQFAPIGEMNFGRQCVSLKLRLRIFAVLLEQYCTIDPQHGAVRSIFGELLKSYLSRLYPQLVDRIEFLSHFYTAHLIEPGSKDDADNFLINAKLQIRCQRLLNTLLEQVSQEESGCTVTESALINVLLSLTSGSAVVRECTMRTLQLIVGLRKRNGLSKAFNGFVKRMYKRREELTMDGEQLALVVFAIFSLEEEEGGGHPLQPVMESFVARIVDPSTPTYIVCGIVDLLKLLDDPHVLLSCASKGVSIIERVNAAASQPVFDAYESRVVQLLLTRFNLDIVAHLPGSAICQRLVTLAIRCDKPLCLASERKLCTPAIAMIEALAGEVFETLPKAYAQEVLQCVVAATTLSEHPETNAATGKLFKSSAIDAEVVVDMLCAMYDGRARDDATGKQPGKPGRKSIAIAPSERVLGSTVWKCGVTLLEHLQNKRKLANAQLLVPKLFECLKYCLDFEEQSAVEYVKQIVLALLLHCIQKVEHESPAGGPAPFANASGTFKVEQIVQCIRGTQNPQTHHHALLLLAHVARYVPDQVLHNMMEIFTFVGSSIVRQDDAYSFQIISKIIETIIPTIALGGGGGGEGAAAASAAPTAAQMEQVVPILKIFSDIILDVPEHRRILLYVKLLQTLGPAEYLWVFLGVLIESDVMKGGQKAERRNPAKSRADAELAGSELSKRMEVALLIAREFEPTVIIQTCTYLVDYLRDLPMEIEKRKSDLGPMELDVVDGSIFNVKTHTGRQLKHFKYSLVQFVGGLLSTVFVINKIAQLNEEETLGMKKYYQNLIVGILTYVNAVSKMLDKLKEDGSDEKIPLYWRAMLNNCYDILESTISLLSADTLIIVVHGLLKHRFLMVRRKVIELLNNKLQYKQDYFNDSHYPGLLKLFDPLVELVQGLYEEQHVVGTAFERMVIVQLSYIAVRHLSKILTQYDTKKVQSVLAALMEELHGYKRNPNTQILSSLILCIGELCSHLGPYSINFLPRFMPMVSKFLHAQLQSGEPFDILTSSIVLLTVKIVDTLARFISPYLRSMLVGLARLYAMIEQKKDPRLGNMLSRLVLIWDSLTTTITPRVLLPAIEECYHTLIGEGELSAIGPLMGLLSTMFGKMKSSSFDAIRSEVTELFLTALQFRCYNSATDTYTLDAIDAAEAHVIKAFVVLILKLSESTFRPLFYQVFEWSIRESSSNDRAITFFNLCCHVAEALKSLFVLFASDLVAIAVKLLNATNSAKVGEGDDDPVSELHFELESKNVTLLRYVLKTLYSIVLYDNQNFINAVRFDMLLGPVSDHLENGLIVRVPEVRTLVIDCLAQMAVAVMDDSLWRQLNYQVLMKTRNNDAQVRLFALEACTEIARKLGESYAPLLPETIPFLAELMEDDNEDVEKAVHHSCREIGRATGEDLQKYF; via the exons ATGGCTACCGGGCTAGCAGCACAACTAAAACGCTTGGCCGCACCGCAAACGTCCGCCCCGGTGGACGCGCGCCGCACGGCCTCGATTCTGTTCGACGCGAAGGAAGCCGCCTCCAAGGATCGGGAAGTAATTTACGATATCGGTGTGAGCGGCCTGGAGGAGCTTACCCAAATGCATGGCGCGTTCGCGCAGTTCGAGGACACGCTGTTCGACAAGCGTGCGATGGATCTGCAACGATCCGTCGAAAACCGCGAGGTGAACGAGCAGCTCGATGGCAACATTCGGCGGTTTTTCTACCATCTCTCGCCGTACTTTATGCTGCAGCCGGCGCACAAGTGTCTGGAGTGGTTGATCCGTCGCTTCGAGATCCACAAGTACAACCGGGAGCTGTTCGTGCATCTCATTCTGCCGTTTCACGAGACGCGCATCTTCGTGCGCTGCGTGCAAACGATGCAGATCGAGGAGGTGAATGACCGGCTAGCGTTTCTGGCCGCGGTGGGCAAATCTGGCGTACCACCGGCCAAGCGTACCATCATCGACCACTGCGTGAACCATCCGGGGTTTCTGCAGCAGTACGGAAGCTTCCTCACCGGTGCGGTTGAGGAGTTGGCCGGGAGGGCCAATGCGCTGCAGGCCACCTTCGCGTTTTACTGCACCACCGCGCTGGGAATGCTGCACAGTGCGGAGACGGTGTCGGAAAACCACGTCACTGCCGTGCTGCACACCGTCGGCAAGGGGCTGGCGTCGCGGGCGATCGATTTCGCCGCCGGTTCGTTCATGATCGTCGGGCAGCTGGTGATGAAGGCGAGCCTGGCCCAGCTGACGGTCGACTATCTGGCCCGGCGGGTGATAGCGGTGCAGCTGCCGGCCCTGACGGCCGAAGCGAccatgctgctggtgctgatcTTCCAGACGCAGCACGAACGCTTGGCTACGCTGTCGAGGGAGCTGATGGGCGAGATCCGGCGCTGCAAATGGCTCGCACCGACCCTGTGCACTGTCAAGGCGGACGGTGTCGATGTGCTCGTGCTGTACCGGAAGCTGCTGGAAAAGTGTCTGAACGAAATCTGCTGCACCAAGGGTGCGCTCAAGCTGTACAGCGGGTTCTGCGAGCAGCTGATGCTGGAAATTCAGCTCACTGAGGTGGAGGCGGAAGTGATCGTTCA ATGTGTGCTGGACTCATACTTCCACAAGGACGTGCCGGAGAAGAAAGCGGTCGCCACCAACAGCGACGACACGATCGAGCTGGAcagcgaggaggaggacgatttTGTGAGCAGGGACCAGCACGTGACGCAGTGGTACTCGGAGTATCTGAAAAGCTTCGAGCGCCAGTACCCGGGAGCGTTCGACAAGGTCGTGAAGCGCATCATGAAGGGCCAGGAGCAGTACTCGCCCAAGAAGCGGAACGCACTGCGCAACGTGCTGG GCTTCCTGCTGCAGGCATCGTACGACGAGAACGAAACGAACGTGTTCGAAAGCCTCTTCCATTACGATGCCGACCGGCGGGCGCACGCGGTCCAGTATCTGGTGGAAAACCTGCGCACGATGAAGCTGAAAAGCACGGGCCAGGTCGATCTGCTGCGGGACAGTGTGCGGGAGCGGCTGGCGGACAGTAGCTGCGAGGTGATTGAGGAGCTGCTGAAGATCGATCCGCAAGAGCTGATCGTGGTGGTTGGGACGGACGAGCTGATTGGCCGGCTGAGCCAGCTCGTGCTCAAGTGTGCGGCCAATCAGACACGGTGGGCGAAAGTAACGCCGCGCGTAATCGAACTGCTGACCGATAGGGTGGTGTACGGGCGGGGGAATGTAAATCAGATCATTATTGCACTGTATCCGCTGCTCTTTCCAATTGGAAACGATCCCGTCGGGCAGAGGAACGCcaaagcgctgctgtcgaccGCCTTTGCTAAGCAGTACCTGGTCGCCCGGTTCTACGGCAATGAGGAGAACTGCGAACTGATGCTGAGCACGCTGCTCGAGGCCGGCCAGTGCACCAATCCGGTGCAGATGTGCTTCAACATATTGCTGCTGTCGTCCGCGCTGCCCACCCCGTGCACCGTCGGGCAGGCGGACCGTGTGCTGGACTATGCGGTCCGGCAGCTGCAAAACCATCGCTTCCGGTACGCACCGACGTCGGACATTCAGTGTCTGCAGGATAATCAGCTGCCGCAGGATCTGCTTACCGTGCCGATCCGGTACATCCTCGAGCGCGTCCAGTTCGCGCCGATCGGGGAGATGAACTTCGGGCGGCAGTGTGTGTCGCTGAAGCTGCGGCTGCGCATTTTCGCCGTACTGCTCGAACAGTACTGCACGATCGATCCGCAGCACGGGGCTGTGCGGTCCATCTTTGGCGAGCTGCTGAAAAGCTACCTGTCGCGGCTGTACCCGCAGCTGGTGGATCGGATCGAGTTTCTGTCCCACTTTTACACCGCCCACCTGATCGAGCCGGGCTCGAAGGACGATGCGGACAACTTTCTGATCAACGCGAAGCTGCAGATCCGTTGCCAGCGCTTGCTGAACACGCTGCTCGAGCAGGTGAGCCAGGAGGAATCGGGCTGCACGGTCACGGAAAGCGCACTGATAAACGTGCTCCTGTCACTCACGTCCGGCTCGGCGGTGGTGCGCGAATGCACCATGCGCACGCTCCAGCTGATCGTGGGGCTGCGCAAGCGCAACGGGCTGTCGAAAGCGTTCAACGGCTTCGTGAAGCGAATGTACAAGCGGCGCGAAGAGCTCACGATGGACGGGGAGCAGCTGGCGCTGGTAGTGTTTGCGATCTTTTCGCTGGAGGAAGAGGAAGGCGGCGGGCACCCGCTGCAGCCGGTGATGGAAAGCTTCGTGGCGCGCATCGTCGACCCGAGCACACCGACGTACATCGTGTGCGGCATCGTGGacctgctgaagctgctggacGATCCGCACGTGCTGCTGAGCTGCGCCTCGAAGGGTGTCAGCATCATCGAGCGCGTGAACGCCGCCGCCAGCCAGCCCGTGTTCGATGCGTACGAGTCGCGGgtggtgcagctgctgctgacgcGCTTCAATCTGGACATAGTGGCGCATCTGCCGGGCAGTGCGATCTGCCAGCGGCTGGTAACGCTCGCCATTCGGTGCGACAAACCGCTCTGCCTGGCTTCGGAGCGGAAACTTTGCACACCCGCCATCGCAATGATCGAAGCGCTCGCGGGCGAAGTTTTCGAAACGCTGCCGAAAGCGTACGCCCAGGAGGTGCTGCAGTGTGTCGTAGCGGCCACGACGCTGTCCGAGCATCCGGAAACGAACGCCGCCACCGGGAAGCTGTTCAAGAGCAGCGCGATCGAtgcggaggtggtggtcgacATGCTGTGCGCCATGTACGACGGGCGGGCGCGGGACGACGCGACCGGGAAGCAGCCGGGCAAGCCGGGCCGCAAATCGATTGCGATCGCACCGTCCGAGCGCGTGCTCGGCTCGACCGTGTGGAAGTGTGGCGTGACGCTGCTGGAGCATTTGCAGAACAAGCGCAAGCTCGCCAACGCGCAGCTGCTCGTGCCGAAGCTGTTCGAGTGCCTGAAGTACTGTCTGGACTTTGAGGAGCAGTCGGCGGTGGAGTACGTGAAGCAGATCGtcctggcgctgctgctgcactgcaTCCAGAAGGTGGAGCACGAGAGCCCGGCCGGCGGGCCGGCACCGTTTGCGAACGCTAGCGGCACGTTCAAGGTGGAGCAGATTGTGCAGTGCATCCGGGGGACGCAGAACCCGCAGACGCACCAtcacgcgctgctgctgctggcgcacGTGGCTCGCTACGTGCCCGACCAGGTGCTGCACAATATGATGGAAATCTTCACCTTCGTCGGGTCGTCGATCGTGCGGCAGGACGATGCGTACAGCTTCCAGATCATCTCGAAGATCATCGAAACGATCATACCGACGATTGCgctcggcggtggtggtggtggggaggGAGCTGCCGCCGCGTCGGCTGCGCCCACCGCCGCCCAGATGGAGCAGGTGGTGCCGATACTGAAGATCTTCTCCGACATCATACTGGACGTGCCGGAGCATCGGCGCATCCTGCTGTACGTGAAGCTGTTGCAAACGCTCGGCCCGGCCGAGTATCTGTGGGTGTTTCTGGGCGTGCTGATCGAGTCGGACGTGATGAAGGGCGGCCAGAAGGCGGAGCGGCGCAATCCGGCCAAATCGCGGGCGGATGCGGAGCTGGCGGGCAGCGAACTGTCCAAGCGCATGGAGGTGGCGCTGCTGATTGCGCGCGAGTTCGAACCGACGGTCATCATACAGACGTGCACGTACCTGGTCGACTATCTGCGCGATCTGCCGATGGAGATTGAGAAGCGCAAGAGCGACCTGGGCCCGATGGAGCTGGACGTGGTGGATGGGTCGATCTTTAACGTGAAAACGCACACGGGCAGACAGCTGAAGCACTTTAAGTACTCGCTGGTGCAGTTCGTCGGTGGGTTGCTGTCGACGGTGTTTGTGATCAACAAGATCGCCCAGCTGAACGAGGAGGAAACGCTCGGCATGAAGAAGTACTACCAGAACCTGATCGTGGGCATACTGACGTACGTGAATGCGGTGTCGAAGATGCTGGACAAGCTGAAGGAGGACGGTTCGGACGAGAAGATACCGCTGTACTGGCGCGCGATGCTGAACAACTGTTACGACATACTGGAGAGCACGATTTCGCTGCTTTCGGCCGACACGCTGATCATCGTGGTGCATGGGCTGTTGAAGCATCGCTTTCTGATGGTGCGGCGCAAGGTGATCGAGCTGCTGAACAACAAGCTGCAGTACAAGCAGGACTACTTCAACGACAGCCACTATCCAGGGCTGCTCAAGCTGTTCGATCCACTGGTCGAGCTGGTGCAGGGCCTGTACGAGGAGCAGCACGTGGTCGGCACCGCGTTCGAGCGGATGGTGATCGTGCAGCTGAGCTACATTGCGGTGCGCCACCTGTCCAAGATACTGACGCAGTACGACACGAAGAAGGTGCAGTCGGTGCTGGCCGCGCTGATGGAGGAGCTGCACGGCTACAAGCGCAACCCGAACACGCAGATACTGTCCTCGCTGATCCTGTGCATCGGCGAGCTGTGCAGCCACCTCGGCCCGTACTCGATCAACTTCCTGCCCAGGTTTATGCCGATGGTGAGCAAGTTTCTGCACGCGCAGCTGCAGTCGGGCGAACCGTTCGACATACTCACCTCGAGCATCGTGCTGCTGACGGTGAAGATTGTCGACACGCTGGCCCGCTTCATATCGCCCTATCTGCGCTCGATGCTGGTGGGGCTGGCCCGGCTGTACGCGATGATCGAGCAGAAGAAGGACCCACGGTTGGGCAACATGCTGTCCCGGCTGGTGCTGATCTGGGACAGTCTGACGACGACGATAACGCCGCgcgtgctgctgccggcgaTCGAGGAATGCTACCACACGCTGATCGGCGAAGGGGAGCTGAGCGCGATCGGCCCCCTGATGGGGCTGCTTTCCACCATGTTCGGGAAGATGAAGTCCAGCAGCTTCGACGCGATCCGGAGCGAGGTGACGGAGCTGTTCCTTACGGCGCTACAGTTCCGGTGCTACAATTCGGCCACCGATACGTACACGCTGGACGCGATTGATGCGGCCGAGGCGCACGTTATCAAGGCGTTCGTGGTGCTGATTCTGAAGCTGTCGGAGAGTACGTTCCGGCCCCTGTTCTACCAGGTGTTTGAGTGGTCGATCCGCGAATCGTCCAGCAACGATCGGGCGATCACGTTCTTCAATCTGTGCTGCCACGTGGCGGAAGCGCTCAAGTCGCTGTTTGTGCTGTTCGCCAGCGATCTGGTCGCGATCGCGGTGAAGCTGCTGAACGCAACGAACAGTGCGAAGGTTGGCGAGGGGGACGACGACCCAGTGAGCGAGCTGCACTTTGAGCTGGAGTCGAAAAACGTCACCCTGCTGCGGTACGTGCTGAAGACGCTGTACAGCATCGTGCTGTACGACAATCAGAACTTTATCAACGCGGTCCGGTTCGATATGCTGCTCGGGCCGGTTTCGGACCACCTGGAGAACGGGCTGATAGTGCGGGTGCCGGAAGTGCGCACGCTGGTGATCGACTGTCTCGCCCAGATGGCAGTGGCCGTGATGGATGATTCGCTGTGGCGCCAGCTCAACTATCAGGTGCTGATGAAAACGCGCAACAACGACGCGCAAGTGAG ATTATTCGCGCTCGAGGCGTGCACGGAAATAGCGCGCAAGCTGGGCGaaagctacgcgccgctgctgccggaaACGATTCCATTCCTGGCGGAACTGATGGAGGACGATAATGAGGACGTTGAGAAAGCGGTGCACCATTCATGCCGTGAAATTGGCCGTGCGACAGGTGAAGATTTGCAGAAATACTTCTAG